In one Nicotiana tomentosiformis chromosome 6, ASM39032v3, whole genome shotgun sequence genomic region, the following are encoded:
- the LOC138894185 gene encoding uncharacterized protein yields MVSETTSEVWTLFTDRDFNVKGSGLGVVLITPEGEVLRHATKVFPLTNNEAEYEDLIAGLELARVLDYEVIEIKCDSQLVVNQVYGIFDTKEERMQRYVVKVQTLLAWFMEWPITYIPREENAEADVLAKQGSSTEMKGLDSSMVIQPMHSVPDVDDYYEVNTTNLLWDWRNEIIVYLEHGRLPEDPKATRALPTKATRYSF; encoded by the coding sequence ATGGTGTCAGAAACAACATCAgaagtttggaccttatttacggatagAGATTtcaatgtgaaagggtccgggctcggggTGGTCTTAATCACGCCCGAGGGAGAAGTCTTGAGGCATGCCACAAAAGTTTTtcccttgactaacaatgaagccgagtatgaggatttgattgcaggacttgaaTTGGCCCGGGTACTAGACTACGaggtcattgaaatcaaatgtgattcccaactggtggtaaatcaagtgtATGGAATCTTTGACACCAAGGAGGAACGCATGCAACGATATGTGGTGAAAGTTCAAACTCTGCTCGCATGGTTTATGGAATGGCCAATCACCTACATCCCAAGAGAAGAAAACGCAGAAGCAGATGTATTGGCCAAACAGGGTTCATCCACGGAAATGAAGGGATTAGATTCCAGTATGGTCATACAGCCCATGCACTCTGTACCGGATGTGGACGATTATtatgaagtaaatacaaccaacctgctctgggactggagaaatgaaatcatCGTCTACCTTGAGCACGGCAGGCTGCCCGAAGACCCGAAGGCAACTCGGGCACTCCCTACCAAAGCAACTCGTTACAGCTTCTAG
- the LOC104089977 gene encoding uncharacterized protein, whose amino-acid sequence MIFRENEINGVTFSAAKKTKVSVTHSKRLWEVVEDNITFKEEDVDGLLLPHKDTLVIYLNVLDFQIKRILVDSGSSANIIQWRVLEQAKLTRSIIPTTKLLVGFNLASVNTRGEILLPMNAEWVMKTTLFEVVHGDMGYNIIVSKPWLYEIKVVPSTYHQLMKFPTPEEIKQIKGDQPETWATNAVSVSSSKGKEYAA is encoded by the coding sequence ATGATTTTCAGGGAAAACGAGATCAACGGTGTTACCTTCTCGGCAGCAAAAAAGACAAAAGTATCGGTGACTCATAGCAAGAGACTATGGGAAGTCGTCGAGGACAACATCACTTTCAAAGAAGAAGATGTTGATGGACTTCTATTGCCGCACAAGGATACCCTGGTAATTTATCTTAACGTTCTAGATTTTCAAATTAAACGTATTTTGGTGGACTCAGGGagttcagccaacatcattcaatggagagtgctggaGCAAGCCAAGCTAACCAGAAGCATCATTCCGACAACAAAACTCCTTGTCGGGTTCAACTTAGCAAGTGTGAACACCCGAGGGGAGATCTTGCTACCCATGAATGCTGAATGGGTCATGAAGACTACCTTATTTGAAGTAGTACACGGCGACATGGGCTACAACATAATTGTTAGCAAACCATGGCTATACGAGATAAAGgttgtaccatcaacatatcaccaacttatgaaattcccaactccagagGAAATCAAACAAATAAAAGGAGATCAACCGGAAACATGGGCAACGAACGCAGTCTCAGTTTCCAGTAGTAAAGGGAAGGAATacgcggcatag